Part of the Rhizobium sp. WYJ-E13 genome is shown below.
CCTTCCGCGCTACCCCCGGCGATCTGATCGCCGCCCAGGGTGCGATCACGGCGGCACAGGATGTTGTGACGTCGCTGAACAATGCTTCCAAGGCAGTGCAGCAGCAGCGCGCCGATGCCGACAAGCAGATCAAGAACCAGGTCGACTCGCTGAACAGCCTGCTCAAGCAGTTCGAGACGGCCAACAATGCCGTCAAGAAGGCGACGGCCGGCAACGAAGATCCTTCGAGCGCTCTCGATGAGCGCGAAAAGGTTCTCAAGCAGATTTCCCAGATCGTTGGCGTGTCGACAGTACAGCGCCCCAACAACGATATGGCGCTCTACACTGCTGACGGCACGACCCTGTTCGAGACGATCCCGCGCGCGGTGAGCTTCGAGCCGACGCAGTCCTATGCGGCAAGCACAGTCGGCAACAAGGTCTATATCGACGGTGTCGCGGTCAATATGGGATCGGGTTCGACGACCAATGCGCAAGGCAGCATGGCCTCGCTCCTGCAGATCCGTGACGACATCGCGCCGACCTTCCAGAGCCAGCTCGATGAAGTCGCCCGTGGTCTGGTCAACCTCTATCAGGAAGACGGCAATCCCGGCCTCTTCGTCTGGACTCAGGCGAACGGCACTGCTGGCGGTGTTCCTCCTGCCGGTACGGTGATCGACGGCATTGCGGGGACGATTGCGATCAATGATCGTGTCGTTACCTCCAAGGGCGGGGATCCGATGCGGCTGCGCGACGGTAGCATCAATGCGGCCAGCACGCCTGCGAACCCGACGGGTTCGAGCGGTTATACTGCGGAACTCGATCGTCTTTATACGGCGATGGATTCAGGGATCGCGTTCGATCCGACGACGGGTCTCGACTCGAATGTCAGCATTCTGACCTATGCCACCAATTCCCTCGGCTGGCTTGAGCAGAACCGCAGCAACGCGACGACCGCAGCGGAAAACACTTCGGCGGCCGCAGCGCGAACCGATGAAGCT
Proteins encoded:
- the flgK gene encoding flagellar hook-associated protein FlgK, with amino-acid sequence MSLTSALNTAQSIFNNTGAQSSIVSNNISNAGNKDYVRRQAMLSTSLGGAQVVKISRAQEDALLKQYLKAASQDSAQQTLLGGLEDLKSIMGGNDNETSPETALRTFRDKLGTFRATPGDLIAAQGAITAAQDVVTSLNNASKAVQQQRADADKQIKNQVDSLNSLLKQFETANNAVKKATAGNEDPSSALDEREKVLKQISQIVGVSTVQRPNNDMALYTADGTTLFETIPRAVSFEPTQSYAASTVGNKVYIDGVAVNMGSGSTTNAQGSMASLLQIRDDIAPTFQSQLDEVARGLVNLYQEDGNPGLFVWTQANGTAGGVPPAGTVIDGIAGTIAINDRVVTSKGGDPMRLRDGSINAASTPANPTGSSGYTAELDRLYTAMDSGIAFDPTTGLDSNVSILTYATNSLGWLEQNRSNATTAAENTSAAAARTDEAYSNETGVNLDEELTLLLDIEQSYKAATKILNAVDEMLKALLDIAS